A DNA window from Planctomycetota bacterium contains the following coding sequences:
- a CDS encoding ABC transporter ATP-binding protein yields the protein MNDFGRALRLALKHRWTFAFSVACALIIAVLWGSNITTIYPVVEMTFQGKSSHQWTDERIAELRQEIAGQEAQQVELTAAPVAHDPAEQARHDAQSAKLTHDLTLNRATLASFEWFNREIVDAWLPDNAFQTLVIAILFLLGGTIIKGLFTVAHSILCDRMSQLAAYDLRTLFFRRTLHMELARFNQEGTSDLMNRFTSDSESVASGINELIGKLVREPLKMIVCLIGAGWVCWRLLVFSLVLAPPAALLIRWLGKSLKRANRRAMEEMSQIYGVLDETFQGIKVVKAFTMERQERLRFHRIGKNYFLRAMRIAYLDALTRPLIELLGITMICLAVLAGAYLSINKHTHLLGIKMCDVPLDRGMLILFWSLLAGTSDPARKLSEVFARIQRGSAAATRIYQLLDRQPAIDDPARPRPLPRHNQALVFDNVSFQYETGALVLHNLSLEIEAGETVAIVGPNGCGKSTLLNLIPRFFDPTGGAVKLDGVDLREVRVRDLRQQIGIVTQDPVLFDDTVFNNIRYGSADATHAQVMAAAQQAHAHKFITDKLDAGYETIVGPRGARLSGGQRQRIALARAILRDPALLILDEATSQVDLESEQLIQMVLEKFTKHRTTLLITHRLGLLALADRIVVMDHGHILDVGTHDELIRRCEVYSRLHDIQFRKGA from the coding sequence ATGAACGATTTCGGCAGGGCGCTGCGCCTGGCACTCAAACACCGCTGGACCTTCGCCTTCTCGGTGGCCTGCGCCCTGATCATCGCCGTACTCTGGGGCAGCAACATCACGACGATCTACCCGGTCGTCGAAATGACTTTCCAGGGCAAATCGTCGCATCAATGGACCGACGAGCGGATTGCCGAGTTGCGTCAGGAGATTGCTGGCCAGGAAGCACAGCAGGTCGAACTGACCGCCGCACCCGTTGCGCACGATCCCGCGGAACAAGCGCGTCATGACGCTCAGTCCGCCAAGCTGACTCACGACCTGACGCTCAATCGCGCCACGCTCGCTTCCTTTGAGTGGTTCAATCGCGAGATCGTCGACGCCTGGCTGCCGGACAACGCCTTTCAGACCCTGGTGATCGCCATTCTGTTTCTGTTGGGTGGGACGATCATCAAAGGGTTGTTCACCGTGGCCCATTCGATCCTCTGTGATCGGATGTCGCAGTTGGCGGCTTATGACTTGCGCACACTCTTCTTTCGCCGCACGTTGCACATGGAGTTGGCCCGGTTCAACCAGGAAGGTACTTCCGATCTGATGAACCGCTTCACCAGCGACAGTGAAAGCGTTGCGTCAGGCATCAACGAGCTGATCGGCAAGCTGGTCCGCGAGCCGTTGAAGATGATCGTCTGTCTGATTGGCGCCGGCTGGGTCTGTTGGCGGTTGCTAGTCTTCTCATTGGTGCTCGCGCCGCCGGCCGCATTACTCATTCGCTGGCTGGGGAAGAGCCTGAAGCGGGCCAATCGCCGCGCCATGGAAGAGATGTCGCAAATCTACGGCGTCCTCGACGAGACGTTCCAGGGGATCAAGGTCGTCAAGGCCTTCACTATGGAACGCCAGGAACGTCTGCGATTTCATCGAATCGGCAAGAACTATTTCCTCCGCGCCATGCGGATCGCCTATCTCGACGCGCTGACGCGACCGCTCATCGAGTTGCTAGGCATTACGATGATCTGTCTGGCCGTGCTGGCCGGCGCGTACCTGAGCATCAACAAGCACACGCACCTGCTGGGCATCAAGATGTGCGACGTGCCGCTGGATCGCGGTATGCTGATCCTGTTCTGGAGCCTGCTGGCCGGCACCAGCGACCCGGCCCGCAAGCTGTCGGAAGTGTTCGCGCGAATCCAGCGCGGTTCGGCCGCGGCCACGCGCATTTACCAGTTGCTCGACCGCCAGCCGGCCATTGACGATCCCGCGCGTCCGCGCCCCCTGCCCCGACACAACCAGGCGCTAGTGTTCGACAACGTCTCGTTTCAATACGAAACCGGCGCGCTCGTGCTGCACAACCTCAGCCTGGAAATCGAAGCAGGCGAGACCGTGGCCATCGTCGGCCCGAATGGTTGCGGCAAGAGCACGCTGTTGAACCTGATTCCGCGGTTCTTCGACCCGACCGGTGGCGCGGTGAAGCTCGATGGCGTTGACCTGCGCGAGGTGCGCGTGCGCGACTTGCGCCAGCAGATCGGTATCGTCACCCAAGACCCCGTCTTGTTCGACGACACGGTCTTCAACAACATTCGCTACGGCTCGGCCGACGCCACCCACGCCCAAGTCATGGCCGCGGCCCAGCAAGCGCACGCCCACAAGTTCATCACCGACAAGCTCGACGCCGGCTACGAAACGATCGTCGGCCCGCGCGGCGCGCGCTTGTCGGGTGGTCAACGCCAGCGGATCGCGCTGGCCCGGGCCATCTTGCGCGACCCGGCCTTATTGATCCTGGACGAAGCGACCAGCCAGGTCGACCTGGAAAGCGAACAGCTGATTCAGATGGTGCTGGAAAAGTTCACCAAGCACCGCACCACCTTACTCATCACCCATCGGCTTGGGCTGTTGGCGCTGGCCGATCGGATTGTGGTCATGGATCATGGCCACATTCTGGACGTTGGCACGCACGACGAGTTGATCCGCCGCTGCGAAGTCTACAGCCGGCTCCACGATATTCAGTTCCGCAAGGGAGCGTGA
- a CDS encoding MEKHLA domain-containing protein encodes MLDSYRRWVGVELIDRQGTVAEQAERLFRAPLVVVSHGVEADPVLNYGNQTALDLWELDVERFTATPSRLTAEPMHRDERARLLERTTRDGFVDDYSGVRISSTGQRFQIDRATVWNLVDSAGVRVGQAATFSGWRFL; translated from the coding sequence ATGCTCGATTCGTACCGCCGTTGGGTCGGCGTCGAATTGATCGATCGGCAAGGGACCGTGGCCGAGCAGGCCGAACGGCTGTTCCGCGCGCCGCTGGTCGTGGTCTCGCACGGCGTCGAGGCCGACCCGGTGCTGAACTACGGCAACCAGACGGCCCTCGACTTGTGGGAACTGGATGTCGAGCGGTTTACGGCCACGCCGTCGCGGCTGACGGCCGAACCGATGCACCGTGACGAGCGGGCCAGGTTGCTCGAGCGGACCACGCGCGACGGCTTTGTGGACGATTACTCCGGCGTTCGCATTTCGAGCACGGGGCAACGGTTTCAGATCGATCGGGCCACGGTTTGGAACCTGGTCGACTCGGCCGGGGTACGAGTAGGGCAGGCGGCGACCTTTTCGGGCTGGCGATTTTTGTAA
- a CDS encoding HD domain-containing protein gives MHAPQQSTPAFAVDKHLSTGAAAAPAAPQSVLPAARVLIVDPQRVLREPLTAALVGMNIAPLGSRPGAANGTAQAAPATGLGNSPAMACVDGFAQAETIVAGGLARGEAYSVVFVHVPLHRAFDVLQSVRQLWQIDSDLQMVLCAESHAEIETLIGQLLGDTDRLLLLRLPLAAIEARQGLSALLCKWHTARDVRRGIQGLLRVVEQQTQEVVATRDLSMFAMAKLAESRDPETGQHLERMREYSQMLAIQLSNEGPYADLIDAQFLQDLYRSTPLHDIGKVAIPDNILLKPGKLTPSEFDIMKGHALIGAETLEDVVRHSSSGSFMRMAADIAKYHHERFNGNGYPHGLRGAEIPLAARIVALADVFDALTSPRVYKAAFDPEVARRMIEAECGQHFDPVVVEAFRVCYPQFLPLIPQRNDAALHAPVH, from the coding sequence ATGCACGCCCCTCAGCAATCAACGCCGGCCTTCGCTGTCGACAAGCACTTGTCGACTGGGGCCGCTGCTGCGCCGGCCGCACCACAGTCGGTGTTGCCCGCGGCGCGGGTGTTGATTGTCGATCCCCAGCGCGTGCTCCGCGAACCATTGACCGCCGCGCTGGTGGGTATGAACATCGCGCCGCTGGGGTCGCGCCCCGGCGCCGCGAATGGCACGGCCCAGGCCGCGCCGGCCACGGGCTTGGGCAATAGCCCGGCCATGGCCTGTGTCGATGGCTTTGCCCAGGCTGAAACCATCGTGGCGGGCGGGCTCGCGCGCGGCGAAGCCTACAGCGTGGTGTTTGTCCACGTCCCGCTGCATCGGGCCTTTGACGTATTGCAGTCGGTGCGCCAACTCTGGCAGATCGACAGCGACTTGCAGATGGTGCTGTGCGCCGAGAGCCATGCCGAGATCGAAACGCTGATCGGTCAGTTGTTGGGCGACACCGACCGGCTGTTGCTGCTGCGGTTGCCCTTGGCGGCGATCGAGGCGCGGCAAGGCTTGTCGGCGCTGTTGTGCAAGTGGCACACGGCCCGCGACGTGCGCCGCGGCATTCAAGGGTTGCTCCGCGTGGTCGAGCAGCAGACACAAGAAGTCGTCGCCACGCGCGACCTGAGCATGTTCGCCATGGCCAAACTGGCCGAATCGCGCGACCCCGAGACCGGTCAGCACCTGGAACGGATGCGCGAATACAGCCAAATGCTAGCCATTCAACTGAGCAATGAAGGACCGTACGCCGACCTGATCGACGCCCAGTTCCTGCAAGACCTGTATCGCTCGACGCCGCTGCACGACATTGGCAAGGTGGCCATTCCAGACAACATTCTGCTCAAGCCAGGCAAGCTGACGCCGTCCGAGTTCGACATTATGAAGGGGCACGCGCTGATCGGCGCCGAAACCCTGGAAGACGTGGTGCGGCATTCCAGCTCGGGCAGTTTCATGCGGATGGCCGCCGACATTGCCAAGTATCACCACGAACGCTTCAACGGCAACGGCTATCCGCACGGGCTGCGCGGCGCCGAGATTCCGCTGGCCGCGCGGATTGTGGCTCTGGCCGACGTGTTCGACGCCCTCACCTCGCCGCGCGTGTATAAGGCGGCGTTCGATCCCGAGGTGGCGCGGCGGATGATCGAAGCCGAGTGTGGACAGCACTTCGACCCGGTGGTCGTCGAGGCGTTTCGCGTCTGCTATCCCCAGTTCCTGCCGCTGATTCCCCAGCGGAACGATGCCGCGCTTCACGCGCCGGTTCATTAA
- a CDS encoding sigma-70 family RNA polymerase sigma factor: MDHASIDLRELLPAVRAGDEQAARQLIDRLYPLVIRIVRANLPRTMPVDDSTQEVFVRVLTRLNQYRPVAPLEHWVARLTVNVCVDALRSRRRRRELRWADLNVAEAAVVAQAARAGVEGDAMQALASREVVDKLLDTLSADDRMIVSLLDLEGRSVAEVAELTGRTKVGVKVRAMRARRKLRGVLIRLLGVAEPVADSVNTPPLQGGAGGG; the protein is encoded by the coding sequence ATGGACCACGCCTCGATAGATTTGCGCGAATTGCTGCCGGCCGTTAGGGCGGGGGACGAGCAGGCGGCGCGGCAACTGATCGATCGGCTTTACCCGCTGGTGATCAGGATCGTCCGGGCCAACCTGCCGCGGACCATGCCGGTCGATGATTCCACGCAAGAGGTCTTCGTGCGGGTGCTGACCCGGTTGAATCAGTATCGGCCGGTCGCGCCTCTGGAACATTGGGTGGCCCGGCTGACAGTGAACGTGTGTGTCGATGCGCTGCGCAGCCGGCGGCGACGGCGCGAGCTGCGTTGGGCCGACCTGAATGTTGCCGAAGCGGCCGTCGTGGCCCAGGCGGCGCGAGCCGGCGTCGAAGGGGACGCGATGCAGGCGCTGGCGTCACGCGAGGTGGTGGACAAGTTGCTCGATACGTTGTCGGCGGACGATCGAATGATCGTCTCGCTGTTGGATTTGGAAGGGCGCTCGGTGGCCGAGGTGGCCGAACTGACCGGGCGCACCAAGGTGGGTGTCAAGGTGCGAGCCATGCGAGCACGACGCAAGCTGCGTGGCGTACTGATACGTTTGCTAGGTGTAGCAGAGCCTGTGGCGGATTCGGTGAACACCCCTCCCTTGCAGGGAGGGGCTGGGGGAGGGTAG
- a CDS encoding c-type cytochrome, protein MYVCRSIYAPIAVAIAICSTALAQDGPRPVAEAAAAITVPEGFKVTLFAGEPDIVQPIAMAFDDRGRLWVVECYSYPNWSQDGTGRDRVVILEDRDHDGRHDTRTVFLENGSNLSGIELGFGGVWLCSAPNLIFVPDKNGDDKPDGPAEVLLDGWDCVKTKHNVFNSLGWGPDGWLWGCNGIQAESLIGRPGTPEAERTAMNCGVWRYHPTDKRFEVVASGTTNPWGLDWDEYGEAFITNCVIKHLFHVIPGAHYDRMYGQDVTPHTYGLLPSCADHIHWGGGNWTDSRGGKGSHDVAGGGHAHVGCCVYLGTNFPAEYRNSVLMCNLHGNRLNRDLLEPNGSTYTAKHGPDFLHAHDEWFRGLVVKYGPDGGLYVSDWTDTGECHNYKQVDLRNGRIYKVVYGTPKYEAVDWAKQSLAQLMQLVIDTNEWNSRQARLKIQERVAARKVDPTDWLAALPKEAEPEQIEDRIGLRLMWAMSLGDLPWMEMLIGTANSTPRTRAWAVRLETNHPKIEAETVRVLTQLAGRETEPQVRLALASALQRILVKDRLPLAKAMVARAEDADDPALPLMIWYGVEPLAAQSVAQACELIEACKIPLVRQNIVRRLVERDEKSLAEILPPLVGWLAIQKDANVARDVLGGMANAWRGRRTMPMPGEWSKLKSAPFERDQLIDWLELQVASRLGDAESQHRLLVTLLTRDAPVERRLLALAILQEIHYGPLGANLPQLLSDRTVVRGAAVRALSAIDDPEVPFRLLVVYAELDDDERADVINTLASRAKYATVLLDAVTKQRIAKGDVPLTVVRQLKAFKQPEIDKSIEQIWGALRPPSKDKQELKSRYQSQLTADLLAKADLSHGRQLFAKSCAACHVLFDTGKRIGPELTGSQRSNLDYVLDNVLDPSAAVARDYQMTQLVLNDGRLLTGIVAEETDQTLTLQTTAERLVLAKSDIDERARSPLSMMPEGLFNALSPDDVRDLVGYLASPQQVPLPDAPPE, encoded by the coding sequence GGACATCGTCCAGCCGATCGCCATGGCCTTTGACGATCGTGGCCGGCTGTGGGTTGTGGAATGCTACTCGTACCCGAATTGGAGCCAGGACGGCACCGGCCGCGACCGGGTGGTGATCCTCGAAGATCGCGACCACGACGGCCGGCACGACACGCGAACCGTGTTCTTGGAGAATGGTTCCAACTTGTCGGGCATCGAACTGGGGTTTGGGGGCGTGTGGCTCTGCTCGGCGCCGAACTTGATCTTTGTGCCGGACAAGAACGGCGATGACAAGCCGGACGGGCCGGCCGAGGTGCTGCTCGACGGCTGGGACTGCGTGAAGACCAAGCACAACGTGTTTAACAGCCTGGGCTGGGGCCCCGATGGTTGGCTGTGGGGCTGTAACGGCATTCAAGCCGAGTCGCTGATCGGCCGCCCCGGCACGCCCGAGGCCGAGCGGACGGCGATGAACTGTGGCGTGTGGCGCTATCACCCGACCGACAAACGGTTCGAGGTGGTCGCCTCGGGCACGACCAACCCCTGGGGGCTTGACTGGGACGAGTACGGCGAAGCGTTCATCACCAATTGCGTGATCAAGCACCTGTTCCATGTGATTCCCGGCGCGCACTACGACCGGATGTATGGTCAGGATGTGACGCCGCACACGTACGGCTTGTTGCCCAGCTGCGCCGATCACATCCACTGGGGTGGCGGCAACTGGACCGACTCGCGCGGCGGCAAAGGTTCGCACGATGTGGCCGGTGGCGGCCACGCCCACGTCGGTTGTTGCGTCTACCTGGGGACGAATTTTCCGGCCGAGTACCGGAACAGCGTGCTGATGTGCAACCTGCACGGCAATCGGCTGAATCGTGATCTGTTAGAGCCGAACGGCTCGACCTACACCGCCAAGCACGGGCCAGACTTTCTGCACGCCCACGACGAATGGTTCCGCGGGCTGGTCGTGAAGTACGGTCCCGACGGCGGGCTGTACGTCAGCGATTGGACCGACACCGGCGAGTGCCACAACTATAAACAGGTCGATCTACGCAACGGGCGGATTTACAAGGTGGTCTACGGCACGCCGAAGTATGAAGCGGTCGATTGGGCGAAGCAGTCGTTGGCGCAATTGATGCAACTGGTGATCGACACCAACGAATGGAACTCGCGCCAGGCGAGGCTCAAGATCCAAGAGCGGGTAGCGGCGCGTAAAGTCGATCCAACCGATTGGCTGGCAGCCCTCCCCAAAGAGGCCGAACCTGAGCAAATCGAAGATCGGATCGGCTTGCGCCTGATGTGGGCCATGAGCCTGGGTGACTTGCCTTGGATGGAGATGTTGATCGGTACGGCGAACTCCACACCGCGCACCCGCGCATGGGCAGTGCGGCTAGAGACAAACCACCCGAAGATTGAAGCGGAAACGGTACGGGTGTTGACCCAATTGGCGGGCCGCGAAACGGAACCGCAGGTGCGCTTGGCGCTGGCCAGCGCGTTGCAGCGCATTCTGGTCAAGGATCGCCTGCCGCTGGCCAAGGCGATGGTCGCGCGGGCCGAGGATGCCGACGATCCCGCCTTGCCGCTAATGATCTGGTACGGCGTCGAGCCGTTGGCCGCGCAAAGCGTCGCGCAAGCCTGCGAGTTGATCGAAGCTTGTAAAATACCCCTCGTGCGTCAGAACATTGTGCGCCGGCTGGTCGAGCGCGATGAAAAGTCGCTGGCCGAGATTCTGCCGCCGCTGGTCGGTTGGCTGGCAATTCAGAAGGATGCGAACGTCGCGCGCGACGTCCTGGGAGGCATGGCCAACGCCTGGCGCGGCCGCCGCACCATGCCGATGCCCGGGGAATGGTCCAAGCTAAAGTCCGCGCCGTTCGAGCGCGATCAGTTGATCGACTGGCTCGAACTGCAGGTCGCCTCGCGATTGGGGGACGCCGAGTCACAGCATCGGCTGCTGGTCACCCTGCTGACACGCGATGCGCCGGTCGAGCGCCGCCTGCTGGCCCTGGCGATCTTGCAGGAGATTCACTACGGGCCGCTCGGCGCGAACTTGCCCCAGTTGCTCAGCGATCGGACCGTCGTGCGCGGGGCCGCGGTTCGCGCCCTGTCGGCCATCGACGATCCTGAGGTGCCGTTCCGGCTGCTGGTCGTTTACGCCGAACTCGACGACGACGAGCGGGCCGACGTGATCAATACACTTGCCTCGCGGGCCAAGTACGCGACGGTGTTGCTCGACGCCGTCACCAAGCAGCGGATCGCCAAGGGGGACGTGCCGCTGACGGTGGTTCGCCAGTTGAAGGCGTTCAAGCAGCCGGAGATCGACAAGTCGATCGAGCAGATTTGGGGCGCGCTCCGTCCGCCGTCCAAGGACAAGCAAGAGCTGAAGTCGCGCTACCAGTCGCAGCTTACGGCCGATCTGTTGGCCAAAGCCGACCTGTCGCACGGCCGGCAGTTGTTCGCGAAAAGCTGCGCGGCGTGTCACGTCTTGTTCGACACCGGCAAGCGGATTGGCCCCGAGCTGACCGGCTCGCAACGGTCGAACCTGGACTATGTGCTCGACAACGTGCTGGACCCGAGCGCGGCCGTGGCCCGCGACTATCAGATGACGCAGTTGGTGTTGAACGACGGGCGATTGCTGACCGGGATCGTCGCCGAGGAGACCGACCAGACGCTGACGCTGCAGACGACGGCTGAGCGGCTGGTGCTGGCCAAGAGTGACATCGACGAGCGGGCCCGATCGCCGTTGTCGATGATGCCCGAGGGGTTGTTCAACGCCCTGTCACCGGACGACGTGCGCGACCTGGTCGGCTACCTGGCCAGCCCGCAGCAAGTGCCGCTCCCCGATGCCCCGCCGGAGTGA